A part of Deinococcus aerolatus genomic DNA contains:
- the hpt gene encoding hypoxanthine phosphoribosyltransferase, which translates to MSPASGSPSVPGLVPGPGPVQITREQLQARVGELAAKIREEYRGREPHLICVLNGAFMFHADLVRALDMPCTMDFLQASSYGNAKQSSGEVRLVKDLQFPISDRHVILVEDIVDTGITMNYLLHYLEGRGPATIKIAALLSKPSRRKVEVPVEYLGFTIPDAFVYGYGLDRAQYDRNLPFITSQE; encoded by the coding sequence ATGAGTCCCGCTTCCGGCTCCCCTTCCGTTCCCGGCCTTGTCCCCGGCCCCGGCCCGGTCCAGATCACGCGGGAGCAGCTTCAGGCCCGCGTGGGTGAACTGGCCGCCAAGATCCGCGAGGAATACCGGGGGCGCGAACCGCACCTGATCTGCGTCCTGAACGGCGCGTTCATGTTCCACGCCGATCTGGTCCGCGCGCTGGACATGCCCTGCACCATGGATTTTCTGCAGGCCAGCAGCTACGGCAACGCCAAGCAGAGCAGCGGCGAGGTCCGGCTGGTCAAGGACCTGCAGTTCCCCATCAGCGACCGCCACGTGATTCTGGTCGAAGACATCGTGGACACCGGCATCACCATGAATTACCTGCTGCACTACCTGGAAGGGCGCGGCCCGGCCACCATCAAGATCGCCGCCCTGCTGAGCAAGCCCAGCCGCCGCAAGGTGGAGGTCCCGGTGGAATACCTGGGCTTCACCATCCCCGACGCCTTCGTCTACGGCTACGGGCTGGACCGGGCACAGTACGACCGCAACCTGCCGTTTATCACCAGTCAGGAGTAA
- the ilvD gene encoding dihydroxy-acid dehydratase, with product MTDTAKTRRLNWNSYHVTQGDERAPNRAMLRAVGFGDGDFEKPIIGVAHAQSNITPCNNGLGELAGHITDAIHEGGGMPQVYGTITVSDGISMGTEGMKCSLVSREVIADSIETVSRGQSHDGVIVVGGCDKNMPGAMIGIARLNIPAIFVYGGTIKPGHYNGQDLTIVSVFEAVGAFGAGKISREDFTQIEKKACPGNGSCGGMYTANTMSSAFEAMGMSLPFSSTMSAVDAEKATSSADSARALLRLIEADIRPLDILTRKAFENAITVIMAVGGSTNAVLHLMAIAHACDIDLTLADFERIRERTPVFCDLKPSGQYVATDLHEVGGIPRVMKMLLKEGLLHGDCLTVTGKTVAENLKGEQDTPDAGQDVIRPYAEPLYTQGHLAILRGNLAPEGSVAKISGLKSIKITGPARVFESEEQSMHAIMDDQINPGDVLVIRYEGPKGGPGMREMLSPTSAIIGKGLGDSVGLITDGRFSGGTFGLVVGHVAPEAYVGGPIALVHEGDTIELNAETCELTLHVDEAEIERRRAAWVQPEPRYKRGVLAKYAKLVSSAAVGAYTD from the coding sequence ATGACCGACACCGCCAAGACGCGCAGGCTCAACTGGAACTCTTACCATGTCACGCAGGGCGACGAACGCGCCCCGAACCGGGCCATGCTGCGGGCGGTGGGCTTTGGTGACGGCGACTTCGAGAAGCCGATCATCGGCGTGGCGCACGCGCAGAGCAACATCACGCCGTGCAACAACGGGCTGGGCGAGCTGGCCGGACACATCACCGACGCGATCCATGAAGGCGGAGGGATGCCGCAGGTCTACGGCACCATCACCGTCTCGGACGGGATTTCAATGGGCACCGAGGGCATGAAGTGTTCGCTGGTGTCGCGCGAGGTGATTGCCGACAGCATCGAAACCGTGTCGCGTGGGCAGTCTCACGACGGCGTGATCGTGGTGGGCGGCTGCGACAAGAACATGCCGGGAGCCATGATCGGCATTGCCCGCCTGAACATTCCGGCCATCTTCGTGTACGGCGGGACCATCAAACCCGGCCATTACAACGGCCAGGACCTCACCATCGTGAGCGTATTCGAGGCGGTGGGCGCCTTCGGCGCCGGCAAGATCAGCCGCGAGGACTTCACCCAGATCGAGAAGAAGGCCTGCCCCGGCAACGGCTCCTGCGGCGGCATGTACACCGCCAACACCATGAGCAGCGCCTTTGAAGCGATGGGCATGAGTCTGCCGTTTAGCAGCACCATGAGCGCGGTGGACGCCGAGAAGGCCACCTCCAGCGCCGACAGCGCCCGCGCCCTGCTGCGGCTGATCGAGGCCGACATCCGCCCGCTGGATATCCTGACCAGGAAAGCTTTCGAGAACGCCATTACCGTGATCATGGCCGTGGGCGGCAGCACCAACGCCGTGCTGCACCTGATGGCGATTGCCCACGCCTGCGACATCGACCTGACGCTGGCGGACTTCGAGCGTATCCGTGAGCGCACCCCGGTGTTCTGTGACCTGAAGCCCAGCGGGCAGTACGTTGCCACCGATCTGCACGAGGTGGGCGGCATACCGCGCGTGATGAAGATGCTGCTGAAAGAGGGTCTGCTGCACGGTGACTGCCTGACCGTAACCGGCAAGACCGTCGCCGAGAACCTGAAGGGCGAGCAGGATACACCTGACGCCGGACAGGACGTGATCCGCCCCTACGCAGAGCCGCTGTACACGCAGGGCCACCTGGCCATCCTGCGCGGCAACCTGGCCCCGGAAGGAAGTGTCGCCAAGATCAGCGGCCTGAAAAGCATCAAGATCACCGGCCCGGCGCGCGTCTTTGAGTCCGAGGAACAGTCGATGCACGCCATCATGGATGACCAGATCAACCCCGGCGACGTGCTGGTCATCCGCTACGAGGGACCGAAAGGCGGCCCCGGCATGCGCGAGATGCTCTCTCCCACCAGCGCGATCATCGGTAAGGGTCTGGGCGACAGCGTGGGTCTGATCACCGACGGACGCTTCTCGGGCGGCACCTTCGGGCTGGTGGTGGGCCACGTTGCCCCCGAAGCCTACGTGGGCGGCCCGATTGCCCTGGTCCACGAGGGCGACACCATCGAGCTGAATGCCGAGACCTGTGAACTGACCCTGCATGTGGACGAGGCGGAGATTGAGCGGCGCCGCGCCGCGTGGGTGCAGCCCGAACCGCGTTACAAGCGCGGCGTGCTGGCAAAATACGCCAAACTGGTGAGCAGCGCGGCGGTGGGGGCGTATACGGACTGA
- a CDS encoding potassium channel family protein, whose amino-acid sequence MDALRSLLWVPGAALLLAVLLDALLSGLQAGEGHLSRWIHRRVYAAVRGLARVSGRRSVLAYSTVALISGTLNIWTALLWLGWSLVFWAWPGALEVAKTGQPASFGEVVYFVGYSVSTLGLGDIVATSTVWRVLTDITAISGFFLLTFAITFIVPVAQARSARREFALLLHRAGPDVQALVLDAVQGYPDGVQGLLTDLHTQLNTLDAQHLSTPNLHRFHEHQRGQALDAALPMLGEALMIIGGALDMETPRGLRRSLESVDSLTRSYSRVHSGLDAPVPPPPDLQPLCEAGLPLRSAAEFDAYLREHQAFRRRLHSMARSGFWCWDEIARVEVSRP is encoded by the coding sequence ATGGACGCCCTGCGCTCCCTGCTGTGGGTGCCCGGTGCGGCGCTGCTGCTGGCCGTGCTGCTGGACGCCCTGCTGTCGGGGTTACAGGCCGGCGAGGGTCACCTGAGCCGCTGGATTCACCGGCGGGTCTACGCTGCCGTCCGCGGGCTGGCCCGCGTGAGCGGTCGCCGCTCGGTGCTGGCCTACAGCACGGTGGCGCTGATCTCGGGGACGCTGAACATCTGGACGGCGCTGCTGTGGCTGGGCTGGAGCCTGGTGTTCTGGGCGTGGCCCGGCGCACTGGAAGTCGCAAAGACGGGCCAGCCCGCCAGCTTCGGCGAGGTGGTGTATTTCGTGGGTTACAGCGTCAGCACGCTGGGTCTGGGGGACATCGTTGCCACCAGTACCGTGTGGCGCGTGCTGACGGACATCACGGCCATCTCCGGTTTTTTCCTGCTGACCTTCGCCATCACCTTCATCGTTCCGGTGGCCCAGGCCCGCAGCGCCCGCCGAGAGTTTGCCCTGCTGCTGCACCGCGCCGGACCCGATGTCCAGGCGCTTGTCCTGGACGCTGTGCAGGGGTATCCGGACGGGGTCCAGGGCCTGTTGACAGACCTGCACACCCAGCTCAACACGCTGGACGCGCAGCATCTCAGTACGCCCAACTTGCACCGGTTTCACGAGCATCAGCGGGGGCAGGCGCTGGACGCCGCCCTCCCCATGCTGGGCGAGGCCCTGATGATCATTGGCGGCGCCCTGGACATGGAGACCCCGCGGGGCCTGCGCCGCAGCCTGGAGAGTGTGGACAGCCTGACCCGCTCGTACAGCCGTGTGCACAGCGGGCTGGACGCCCCCGTCCCGCCGCCCCCTGACCTGCAACCCCTCTGCGAGGCCGGGCTGCCGCTGCGCTCCGCCGCCGAGTTCGATGCCTATCTGCGCGAGCATCAGGCGTTCCGCCGCCGCCTGCACAGCATGGCCCGGTCCGGGTTCTGGTGCTGGGACGAGATCGCCCGAGTGGAGGTCTCCCGGCCCTGA
- a CDS encoding acyl-CoA dehydrogenase, which yields MTVTDAPVPAESGMTSGMGFALNDDSRVILQHVRDFCRAEIAPHSADYDRSGEFPHPQLRGLAEMGLLGATVPEAWGGAALDSVTYALCLEEISAADASVGVIVSVQNGLPEQMILRYGTDAQREAYLKPLASGEKIGAFCLTEASAGSDAASLRLKATRDGDDWVLDGAKAWITSGGQAETYLVMARTGGSGARGVSCFIVERGTDGLGFGKPEEKMGLHAAHTTTVTFDGVRVPHGNMVGEEGQGLIVALASLDAGRIGIAMQAIGIARAALEHASRYANEREQFGKKLREFEGVSFKIARMAARIESARLVALKAAWLKDQGQPYGKEASMAKLLASEAAVDCTRDAIQVFGGNGYSRDYPVERLYRDAKVTEIYEGTSEIQQLVISRAVFAELEG from the coding sequence ATGACCGTAACCGACGCGCCCGTTCCTGCCGAGAGCGGGATGACCAGTGGCATGGGGTTCGCCCTGAACGACGACAGCCGCGTGATCTTGCAACACGTCCGCGATTTCTGCCGCGCCGAGATCGCGCCGCACTCTGCCGACTATGACCGCAGCGGCGAGTTCCCGCACCCGCAGTTGCGCGGGCTGGCCGAGATGGGCCTGCTGGGAGCCACCGTGCCCGAAGCGTGGGGCGGCGCGGCGCTGGACAGCGTGACCTACGCCCTGTGCCTGGAAGAGATCTCGGCGGCGGACGCCAGCGTGGGCGTGATCGTCAGCGTGCAGAACGGCCTGCCCGAACAGATGATCCTGCGCTACGGCACCGACGCCCAGCGCGAGGCGTACCTGAAGCCCCTGGCCAGCGGCGAGAAGATCGGCGCGTTCTGCCTGACCGAGGCCAGTGCGGGCAGCGACGCCGCCAGTCTGCGCCTGAAAGCCACCCGCGACGGCGACGACTGGGTACTGGACGGCGCGAAGGCGTGGATCACCAGCGGCGGTCAGGCCGAGACGTATCTGGTGATGGCCCGCACCGGGGGAAGCGGCGCACGCGGCGTGAGCTGTTTTATCGTTGAGAGGGGCACAGATGGCCTGGGCTTCGGCAAGCCGGAAGAAAAGATGGGCCTGCACGCCGCGCACACCACCACCGTCACCTTTGACGGCGTGCGCGTGCCGCACGGGAACATGGTGGGCGAGGAGGGCCAGGGGTTGATCGTGGCCCTGGCCAGCCTGGACGCCGGGCGCATCGGGATTGCCATGCAGGCCATTGGTATCGCCCGCGCCGCGCTGGAGCACGCCAGCCGCTACGCCAATGAACGCGAGCAGTTCGGCAAGAAACTGCGCGAATTCGAGGGCGTGTCGTTCAAGATCGCCCGCATGGCCGCCCGCATCGAGAGTGCGCGGCTGGTGGCCCTGAAAGCCGCGTGGCTCAAGGACCAGGGGCAGCCGTACGGCAAGGAGGCCAGCATGGCCAAACTGCTGGCCTCCGAGGCGGCGGTGGACTGCACGCGGGACGCCATTCAGGTCTTCGGCGGCAACGGCTACAGCCGCGACTACCCTGTCGAGCGGCTGTACCGTGACGCCAAGGTCACCGAGATCTACGAGGGCACCTCTGAGATTCAGCAACTGGTGATCAGCCGGGCCGTGTTTGCGGAGCTGGAGGGCTGA